Proteins found in one Bacteroidia bacterium genomic segment:
- the porV gene encoding type IX secretion system outer membrane channel protein PorV: MRILRISIVSSILCFTGTLASAQIQSASQLSGRRNVITTAVPFLMITPDSRSGAMADAGVAITPDANSTHWNPSKLAFVENEFGFALSYTPWLKALVPDINLSYLSGYKKIDEFQSFGGSLRYFSLGDIAFTDQFGASLGDFRPYEFAIDGTYARKLSDNFSVGVSLRFIYSNLAGNTPLTNGGETQPGTAVAGDLSAYYENETELFGYEGTLAFGGNISNIGSKITYTDETERDFIPINLRLGSYLNLELDEYNEIGFTMDLNKLLVPTSPIYKLDSNGQFIPVQGSSDFEIERGENPDQPVIAGMIQSFYDAPGDSTTSGFVEELREINPSIAIEYWYDQQFALRAGYFYEHPTKGNRQYLTLGVGLRYNVFGLDFAYLVPTNSQKTTQRSPLENTLRFTLLFNFESDSQQ; encoded by the coding sequence ATGAGAATTCTTCGTATTTCCATTGTTAGTAGCATCTTGTGCTTTACCGGCACGCTGGCTTCTGCACAGATTCAAAGCGCCTCCCAACTGAGCGGAAGGCGAAACGTTATCACCACTGCTGTTCCATTCCTGATGATCACTCCCGATTCCCGTTCAGGAGCTATGGCTGATGCAGGTGTAGCCATCACGCCCGATGCCAATTCCACCCACTGGAATCCGTCCAAACTCGCATTTGTTGAGAATGAATTTGGATTTGCTCTTTCTTATACCCCCTGGTTGAAAGCTCTGGTGCCAGACATTAATCTTTCCTACCTCTCAGGTTATAAGAAAATTGATGAATTTCAGTCATTCGGTGGCTCCCTAAGATATTTTTCTCTCGGTGATATTGCATTTACTGACCAGTTCGGAGCTTCTCTCGGAGATTTCAGGCCATACGAATTCGCGATTGACGGTACATATGCCCGTAAGCTTTCGGATAATTTTTCCGTAGGGGTTTCCCTCCGGTTTATTTATTCCAACCTAGCAGGAAACACTCCGCTCACCAATGGTGGTGAAACGCAGCCCGGAACCGCAGTAGCAGGTGATCTTTCTGCTTATTATGAAAATGAAACGGAACTATTTGGATATGAAGGCACGCTGGCTTTCGGTGGAAATATTTCCAATATAGGATCTAAAATTACGTACACAGATGAAACGGAAAGGGATTTTATTCCTATAAACCTCCGTCTGGGGTCCTACCTTAATCTGGAGCTGGACGAGTACAATGAGATAGGCTTCACAATGGATCTTAACAAATTGCTTGTACCTACTTCTCCCATCTATAAATTGGATTCCAATGGCCAGTTCATACCTGTACAGGGAAGTAGTGATTTTGAGATCGAACGCGGAGAAAATCCTGATCAACCCGTTATTGCCGGCATGATCCAGTCATTTTATGACGCACCGGGAGATTCCACTACCAGCGGTTTTGTGGAAGAACTCAGGGAGATTAATCCATCCATTGCGATCGAATATTGGTACGACCAGCAGTTCGCACTCAGAGCAGGATATTTTTATGAGCATCCCACCAAAGGAAATCGTCAATACCTCACGCTTGGTGTAGGGCTACGCTACAATGTTTTCGGGTTGGACTTTGCCTATCTGGTGCCGACCAACAGTCAAAAAACCACGCAAAGAAGTCCTCTTGAAAATACACTGCGTTTTACACTTCTCTTCAATTTCGAGAGCGATTCGCAACAATAG
- a CDS encoding type IX secretion system membrane protein PorP/SprF: protein MKRIYTLVLLLIISLPALAQDPEFTQFYANPLYLNPAFAGTAKGPRVAMNYRNQWSSISSGFVTYAASYDQHFDRLGGGIGLQAWYDKAGDGELSNTVFSGMYSYHLNVTREFAIKAGLQASMYTRSIDFNKLKWGDQIDARRGFVFQTQEPIPGDGNGVYTDQPFVDFSAGMLGFTENFFVGFAVNHITEPNQSFYANPESVLPRKYTGHAGFLIPIEEGRNPEDFISPNILFQRQGNFTQVNFGAYVIKGPFVAGAWFRQTGYNSDAFMALIGLKKDILKVGYSYDLTVSDARSAARGSHEISLILEFEYNQSSTRGKWKGLNCPTF from the coding sequence ATGAAAAGAATCTATACCTTAGTACTGCTGCTGATAATATCACTGCCAGCGCTGGCTCAGGATCCTGAGTTCACCCAATTCTATGCCAACCCTTTATACCTAAATCCTGCTTTCGCGGGCACAGCTAAAGGCCCAAGGGTTGCGATGAATTACCGTAATCAGTGGTCCAGTATCTCTTCAGGTTTTGTAACCTATGCTGCATCTTATGATCAACATTTCGATCGCCTGGGCGGAGGGATCGGCCTGCAGGCCTGGTATGACAAGGCCGGAGACGGAGAACTATCCAACACGGTCTTCAGCGGCATGTATTCCTACCATCTTAATGTTACCAGAGAATTTGCCATCAAAGCAGGGTTGCAGGCATCAATGTATACCCGTAGCATTGATTTTAATAAACTAAAGTGGGGTGATCAGATTGATGCAAGAAGAGGTTTTGTATTTCAGACACAGGAACCGATCCCGGGAGATGGGAACGGAGTATATACAGATCAGCCCTTTGTAGATTTTTCTGCAGGAATGCTGGGATTTACAGAGAATTTCTTCGTTGGATTTGCCGTAAATCATATTACAGAACCTAACCAATCTTTCTATGCCAACCCGGAAAGTGTATTGCCCAGAAAATATACCGGCCATGCAGGATTTCTTATTCCTATAGAAGAAGGTAGAAATCCGGAAGATTTCATTTCACCTAATATTTTGTTTCAGCGCCAGGGCAATTTCACACAGGTCAATTTTGGTGCTTATGTGATTAAAGGACCGTTTGTTGCTGGTGCCTGGTTTCGGCAGACCGGTTATAATTCAGATGCCTTTATGGCGCTGATAGGTTTAAAGAAAGACATCCTGAAAGTAGGTTATAGTTATGATCTTACCGTGTCGGATGCAAGGTCAGCCGCAAGAGGAAGCCATGAAATTTCCCTTATTCTGGAGTTTGAATATAATCAAAGTTCTACTCGCGGAAAATGGAAAGGCCTAAATTGTCCTACCTTTTAA
- the porU gene encoding type IX secretion system sortase PorU: MKRHIVLNIFIAIIFTVPSYGQQTSHHRKLDWKIVPASERTESFLSFDLAIIDPAKSNQPLYVEKFPGINDEKAKVILRNDVYEEVKQIELIPYQNELHSQVEIEVHVGYQNKKPFLTVEFLPLRRNSLTGKIERLTEFDLELSYLNSSGTQQAGQASNKKSNTSVLATGEWFKIGVSATGLFKVTFEDLVNLGMNTSGMDPRNIRVYGNGGGMLPYRNSIPRIDDLEEIPVRVEGESDSRFDPSDYILFFAEGPHLWEFVDSTLSYNYQYNVFSDTAYYFITSSLGRGKRVPKVGPSPQGSQTVTSYDALFHHEVDKVSEINKEIKSGKRWVGEEFITQTSHEFDFTIPNLIKSEDILLKSRVLARSASNSSFIYRYGGQQILSSQVPPVNTSNYYADFAKETTDAAGFRATSDQINLNLQYIKSTSNSMGWLDYIQLQARATLSYSNSQMIFRDKQSYGGGSAEFIMSNADNSLRIWDVSDLHQVSEQTLNVNNNQASFSTDVSELKEFVAFRDVDAHRVSLAGKVANQDLHGLGHADMVIVAHPKFMAPAKELAAFHKSIDGFRIHLVTPQQIYNEFSSGAQDVTAIRDFMRMLYTNATSSSDEPRYLLLFGDGSYDYKNRITGNTNFVPTYQNDNITHPEGSYCTDDFFGFLDDPEGDLEHGKLTGIMLDVSIGRLPVVTEEQGWQMVNKIKNYVQSSTLGNWRNNLLFIADDEDIGGHVYDTEVITDSIQKDYKDYNVDKIYLDAYQQQSSAGGNRYPAVNEEINRQIDKGALLVNYVGHGGEVGLAHERIMEISDIQSWNNQSKLPLFVTATCEFSRFDDPDRVSAGELVLLNPLAGGIALLTTTRVAYSGSNFLLLQALFSQMFEPEPDGSMPTIGQLFRQTKNSSRVNFGFNFINFSLLGDPALKLLYPQEEVVTTRINESPVTSQADTLKALSLMTIEGEVRNSSGTLLPNFNGLLYPTVFDKPSNINTLQNDPRSPEITFQLQQDLIYKGKVSVSGGKFSFSFVVPKDISYENGLGKISYYAEDGKNDANGSYTNIVIGGTSDSAVTDNMPPQVELFINEDDFVFGGLTDENPLLIAKVSDDNGINTLGKSVGHDLTAILNDGEPVVMNEFYEAELDNHRAGEIRYPFSKLTEGRYTVRVKVWDVANNSAEGYTEFVVANSSKIALDHVLNYPNPFTTHTTFHFDHNQPGQSLLVQVQIFTISGKIVKTIETEAYSEGSHVSNIDWDGRDDFGNNIGRGVYVYKLKIRTPNGETAQKFEKLVVLK; the protein is encoded by the coding sequence ATGAAACGACACATCGTCTTAAATATTTTTATCGCTATCATTTTTACTGTTCCTTCCTATGGGCAACAAACCTCTCATCATCGAAAACTGGACTGGAAAATAGTTCCTGCATCTGAGCGAACCGAATCATTTCTCTCGTTTGATCTTGCTATTATTGATCCGGCCAAATCAAACCAACCTCTGTATGTTGAAAAATTTCCTGGAATAAATGATGAAAAAGCAAAAGTAATCCTCCGCAACGATGTTTATGAAGAGGTGAAGCAAATTGAGCTAATTCCTTACCAAAATGAGTTACACTCTCAGGTTGAGATTGAAGTGCATGTAGGATATCAAAATAAAAAACCTTTTTTAACTGTAGAATTTTTGCCGTTGAGGAGAAATAGCCTCACAGGCAAAATTGAGCGGCTGACGGAATTCGATCTGGAACTTAGCTATTTGAATAGTTCAGGGACGCAACAGGCCGGACAGGCATCTAATAAAAAGAGCAATACCTCCGTCCTTGCAACCGGAGAATGGTTTAAAATAGGAGTGTCAGCTACAGGATTATTTAAGGTCACTTTTGAGGATCTGGTAAACCTGGGGATGAATACAAGCGGAATGGATCCAAGAAATATCCGCGTATATGGCAACGGAGGCGGCATGCTTCCCTATAGAAATTCGATACCGAGAATTGATGACCTGGAGGAGATCCCTGTCAGGGTTGAGGGAGAATCTGATTCCCGCTTTGATCCCAGCGATTATATCTTATTTTTTGCTGAAGGCCCTCATCTCTGGGAGTTTGTGGATTCAACTTTAAGCTATAATTATCAATATAATGTTTTCAGCGACACAGCATATTACTTTATAACAAGTTCCCTGGGTCGTGGTAAACGAGTCCCGAAAGTAGGTCCTTCTCCTCAGGGTAGCCAAACAGTAACTTCTTATGACGCGCTTTTCCATCATGAAGTGGATAAGGTCTCTGAAATAAATAAGGAAATAAAATCCGGAAAGCGGTGGGTAGGCGAGGAGTTTATCACCCAAACTTCGCATGAGTTTGACTTTACTATCCCCAATTTGATTAAATCTGAGGACATACTTTTGAAGAGCAGGGTGTTGGCGCGGTCAGCTTCAAACAGTTCATTCATTTACCGCTATGGGGGGCAACAAATATTATCATCGCAAGTTCCCCCGGTTAACACTTCAAATTACTATGCTGACTTTGCCAAAGAAACGACAGATGCTGCCGGATTTCGCGCAACAAGTGATCAGATAAACCTGAATCTTCAGTACATAAAATCTACGTCCAATTCAATGGGTTGGCTTGACTATATTCAGCTTCAGGCGAGAGCCACTCTATCGTACTCAAATTCCCAAATGATATTCAGAGATAAGCAGTCGTATGGTGGAGGGTCCGCAGAATTTATAATGAGCAATGCTGATAACTCACTGCGAATCTGGGATGTCAGCGATCTGCATCAGGTGAGTGAGCAGACTTTGAATGTGAATAATAATCAGGCTTCATTCAGCACAGATGTTTCCGAACTAAAGGAATTTGTGGCTTTTCGTGATGTAGATGCGCACCGGGTAAGTTTGGCCGGCAAAGTTGCCAATCAGGATCTGCATGGTCTTGGGCATGCGGATATGGTTATTGTAGCACATCCAAAATTTATGGCTCCGGCCAAAGAACTTGCTGCTTTTCATAAGAGCATTGATGGATTCAGGATCCACCTCGTTACTCCGCAGCAGATTTATAACGAGTTTTCTTCCGGGGCGCAGGATGTAACCGCCATCAGAGACTTTATGCGGATGCTATACACTAACGCGACATCATCCAGCGATGAACCTCGGTACCTGTTGTTATTTGGTGATGGCTCGTATGATTACAAAAATCGGATAACAGGAAACACGAATTTTGTCCCTACCTATCAAAATGATAATATCACTCATCCCGAAGGCTCCTATTGCACCGATGATTTTTTTGGGTTTTTAGATGATCCTGAGGGGGATTTGGAGCACGGGAAGTTAACGGGAATAATGCTGGACGTGAGCATTGGCCGTTTGCCGGTGGTTACAGAGGAACAGGGATGGCAGATGGTAAATAAAATTAAGAATTATGTCCAGTCCAGTACTTTGGGAAACTGGCGCAACAATTTGCTTTTTATAGCTGATGATGAAGATATAGGCGGGCATGTTTATGACACAGAAGTGATAACTGATTCAATTCAAAAGGATTATAAAGATTATAACGTAGATAAGATTTATCTTGACGCATATCAGCAACAATCCTCTGCCGGAGGAAACCGGTATCCGGCCGTAAACGAGGAGATAAACCGGCAAATTGATAAAGGCGCCTTACTGGTAAATTATGTAGGGCATGGCGGAGAAGTAGGCTTGGCGCATGAACGCATTATGGAGATCTCAGATATCCAATCCTGGAACAATCAAAGTAAACTGCCATTGTTTGTAACCGCTACCTGCGAATTCAGCAGGTTTGACGATCCTGACCGGGTTTCGGCAGGAGAACTGGTTTTGCTCAATCCTTTGGCTGGAGGTATCGCACTTTTAACTACTACACGGGTGGCCTATTCTGGCAGCAATTTTCTTTTGCTACAGGCACTTTTTTCGCAAATGTTTGAACCGGAACCGGACGGATCAATGCCCACAATTGGCCAGCTATTCAGGCAAACAAAAAACAGCAGCAGAGTAAACTTTGGATTCAACTTTATAAATTTCTCACTGCTGGGCGATCCGGCATTAAAACTCCTTTATCCTCAAGAGGAGGTCGTCACTACCCGGATCAATGAATCGCCAGTAACCAGTCAGGCTGATACGCTTAAAGCGCTTTCGCTGATGACAATAGAAGGGGAAGTACGAAACAGCTCCGGGACATTGCTGCCGAACTTCAACGGACTATTATATCCCACCGTATTTGACAAGCCATCCAATATAAATACGTTGCAAAATGACCCCCGGTCTCCGGAAATTACTTTTCAGCTTCAGCAGGACCTTATATATAAAGGTAAAGTATCAGTATCGGGCGGCAAATTCTCCTTCTCCTTTGTGGTGCCAAAAGACATCTCCTATGAGAATGGTTTAGGAAAAATCAGCTACTATGCAGAGGATGGGAAGAACGATGCGAATGGAAGCTACACCAATATTGTAATCGGGGGAACCTCTGACAGTGCTGTAACAGATAATATGCCGCCTCAGGTTGAACTCTTTATAAATGAAGATGATTTTGTTTTCGGAGGGTTGACGGATGAAAATCCATTGTTGATCGCTAAAGTTTCTGATGATAACGGGATCAATACCTTGGGCAAAAGTGTGGGGCATGATCTCACAGCTATACTCAATGATGGTGAACCCGTGGTGATGAATGAGTTTTATGAGGCTGAACTTGACAACCACAGGGCTGGAGAGATCCGTTATCCTTTCTCAAAACTTACAGAAGGAAGATATACGGTCAGAGTGAAGGTTTGGGATGTAGCAAACAATTCTGCTGAGGGATATACCGAGTTCGTAGTAGCGAATTCATCCAAAATAGCGCTGGATCATGTACTGAACTATCCCAATCCTTTCACCACCCACACCACCTTCCACTTTGATCATAATCAACCGGGACAGAGCCTCCTGGTGCAGGTACAGATATTTACTATTTCAGGTAAGATCGTCAAGACCATTGAGACAGAGGCATATTCAGAGGGCTCTCATGTAAGCAACATTGACTGGGACGGAAGAGATGATTTTGGCAATAATATTGGCAGAGGTGTCTACGTTTACAAGCTCAAAATCAGAACACCAAATGGCGAAACCGCTCAAAAATTTGAAAAGCTGGTAGTTTTGAAATAA
- a CDS encoding citrate (Si)-synthase, eukaryotic, which yields MSTLKDRFEEKAAKLREEVKNIREEYADKVIGDIKVGQVYAGMKGMIGLVYETSSLDPAEGIRFRGYSIPELREKLPKAEGGVEPLPEGIFYLMLMNELPSEKDVKEVSRLFREGGTVPPHVFKMLDSLPTTIHPMTQFSLAILAMQSESVFAEAYRKGVSRYELWKYMFDDVINLIGRLPRVAAYIYRRTYKDGKHIEPDDSLDWAANFAHMLGYGNNAEFKKLMRLYLTIHADHEGGNVSAHTTRLVGSALSDAYYSFSAAMDGLAGPLHGLANQEVIRWILDLQEELGGGVPSRQQIEEYVHRTLDAGRVIPGYGHAVLRKTDPRFTAQHEFAKEYMPEDDLVKIVSLLYEVVPGVLKETGKIKNPWPNVDAHSGALLVHYGMKEYDFYTVMFGVSRALGVLASLIWDRALGLPLERPKSVTTKWITENVK from the coding sequence ATGAGTACGCTAAAAGACCGGTTTGAAGAGAAAGCTGCAAAGCTGAGAGAAGAGGTAAAGAATATTCGGGAGGAATATGCTGACAAAGTAATAGGAGACATAAAGGTAGGACAGGTTTATGCCGGTATGAAAGGCATGATTGGCCTGGTATACGAAACCTCCTCACTTGATCCTGCTGAAGGAATCAGGTTCAGAGGTTATTCTATCCCTGAACTTCGTGAAAAGCTGCCAAAAGCTGAAGGAGGAGTAGAACCCCTGCCAGAAGGCATTTTCTACCTTATGCTGATGAATGAGTTGCCTTCAGAAAAAGACGTGAAAGAAGTATCCCGGCTGTTCAGGGAAGGAGGTACTGTTCCGCCACATGTTTTCAAAATGCTGGATTCACTTCCAACTACAATCCATCCGATGACGCAGTTCAGCCTGGCCATCCTGGCTATGCAATCTGAATCTGTATTTGCAGAAGCCTATCGTAAAGGAGTTTCACGCTATGAACTTTGGAAGTATATGTTTGATGATGTGATCAATCTTATTGGAAGATTGCCACGGGTGGCTGCCTATATTTATCGCAGAACCTATAAGGACGGAAAGCACATCGAACCCGATGATTCGCTGGATTGGGCGGCCAATTTTGCACACATGCTGGGATACGGCAATAATGCTGAGTTCAAGAAGCTCATGCGCCTCTATCTCACTATTCATGCTGACCATGAAGGCGGCAATGTTTCGGCCCATACTACCCGGCTGGTGGGTTCCGCCCTTAGCGATGCATATTACTCTTTTTCCGCAGCGATGGACGGACTTGCCGGTCCGCTGCATGGACTTGCGAACCAGGAGGTGATCCGCTGGATCCTGGATTTGCAGGAGGAGCTGGGTGGTGGCGTTCCTTCGCGACAGCAGATTGAAGAATATGTACACAGAACACTGGATGCCGGTCGCGTAATTCCGGGATATGGTCATGCTGTCCTCAGGAAAACAGATCCACGGTTTACGGCCCAGCACGAATTTGCGAAAGAATACATGCCAGAGGATGATCTCGTAAAAATCGTGAGCCTGCTGTATGAAGTTGTTCCTGGCGTATTAAAGGAAACCGGAAAAATCAAAAACCCGTGGCCAAATGTTGATGCCCACTCAGGAGCACTGCTCGTGCATTACGGCATGAAGGAATATGATTTCTACACGGTAATGTTTGGTGTTTCCAGAGCATTGGGTGTTTTAGCATCCTTGATCTGGGACCGCGCTTTGGGCCTTCCGCTCGAAAGACCCAAATCTGTAACCACAAAATGGATCACCGAAAATGTGAAATAA
- a CDS encoding MBL fold metallo-hydrolase, protein MITVKKFTFNPFQENTYVLHDESKEAVIIDPGCSDESERQELEKYIREVGLKPVHLLNSHCHIDHIFGNRFVQEEFSLKLEAHRLEVPILEGAIEAAMRFGISPPDAPPIEIFLEENGSVSFGKSELNILFLPGHAPGHIAFHSPDDNFIISGDVLFHGSIGRTDLPGGNLETLMDSICNKMMKLENSCTVYSGHGPDTTIETEKKHNPFLLNYCK, encoded by the coding sequence ATGATAACGGTCAAGAAATTTACTTTCAATCCATTTCAGGAAAATACCTATGTGCTGCATGATGAATCGAAAGAGGCTGTGATCATAGACCCCGGCTGCTCTGATGAATCGGAAAGGCAGGAATTGGAAAAGTATATCCGGGAAGTAGGTTTAAAGCCGGTCCACCTGCTGAATTCGCACTGTCACATAGATCACATATTCGGCAACCGGTTTGTGCAGGAAGAATTCTCGCTAAAGCTGGAAGCTCATCGTCTTGAAGTACCAATTTTGGAAGGCGCCATAGAAGCTGCGATGCGTTTTGGCATATCCCCTCCGGATGCTCCACCGATAGAAATATTTCTGGAAGAAAACGGCTCCGTTAGCTTTGGAAAATCCGAATTGAATATTTTATTTCTACCAGGCCATGCTCCGGGACATATTGCATTTCATTCGCCAGACGATAATTTTATCATCAGCGGAGATGTCCTTTTTCATGGGAGCATAGGTAGGACGGATCTTCCGGGTGGAAATCTGGAAACGCTTATGGACAGTATCTGCAATAAAATGATGAAGCTGGAAAATAGCTGTACGGTTTATTCCGGCCACGGACCAGATACTACGATAGAAACTGAGAAAAAACACAATCCTTTCCTGCTTAATTATTGTAAATAG
- a CDS encoding SUMF1/EgtB/PvdO family nonheme iron enzyme — MRNHIGLIMIALYCGAFVSCKKEKSSTTGWNYNDEKWGSFEVAEAQPQETGPNLVYVAGGTFSMGQTEQDVTFEADAMPRKTTVSSFYMDETEVKNLDYREYLHWIGRVFIDYPQVYEQALPDTLVWRDPLAYNEPFVRYYFRHPAYQNYPVVGVSWVQAAKYCEWRTDRVNEYILIREKIIEKNPDQMNEENFNTEAYLSEQYDPVTKRPIKNPSGEERRVRMEDGILLPEYRLPTEAEWEYAALALPGNAVYENVNTRRMYPWNGYTHRMEEGKYKGKFRANFQRGAGDLQGVASDLNDQGAIPTPVVSYWPNEFGLYNMAGNVSE; from the coding sequence ATGAGAAATCATATTGGGTTAATTATGATTGCCCTTTACTGTGGAGCATTTGTATCTTGTAAAAAAGAAAAGTCATCTACAACTGGCTGGAATTACAACGATGAAAAATGGGGCAGTTTTGAAGTGGCAGAAGCACAACCACAGGAAACCGGACCTAACCTCGTTTATGTTGCAGGGGGTACATTTTCAATGGGACAAACGGAGCAGGATGTAACATTCGAAGCCGATGCAATGCCCAGGAAAACGACAGTTTCCTCATTTTATATGGACGAAACAGAGGTGAAGAACCTGGACTACCGTGAATATCTCCATTGGATAGGAAGGGTGTTTATTGATTATCCCCAGGTGTATGAGCAAGCCCTCCCTGATACTTTAGTTTGGCGTGATCCCCTTGCTTATAATGAACCTTTTGTCCGGTATTACTTCCGTCATCCCGCTTATCAAAACTACCCGGTTGTTGGTGTTAGCTGGGTGCAGGCAGCAAAATATTGCGAATGGCGAACTGACCGCGTGAATGAATATATTCTGATCCGCGAAAAGATCATAGAAAAAAATCCTGATCAGATGAATGAGGAGAATTTTAATACAGAAGCTTATCTCTCTGAACAGTATGATCCAGTCACCAAAAGACCTATAAAAAATCCATCCGGTGAAGAACGCAGAGTGAGAATGGAAGATGGTATCTTACTTCCTGAGTATCGCCTGCCAACTGAAGCAGAATGGGAATATGCCGCTCTTGCGCTGCCCGGAAATGCTGTTTACGAAAACGTGAACACCCGCAGAATGTATCCCTGGAACGGTTATACGCACCGCATGGAGGAAGGAAAATATAAAGGCAAGTTCAGAGCTAACTTCCAGAGAGGTGCAGGAGACCTTCAGGGCGTAGCAAGTGACCTAAATGATCAGGGCGCAATACCTACTCCTGTTGTAAGTTACTGGCCAAATGAATTTGGACTTTACAACATGGCAGGCAATGTAAGTGAATG
- the ispF gene encoding 2-C-methyl-D-erythritol 2,4-cyclodiphosphate synthase, giving the protein MSYRIGFGYDVHRLAAGESLILGGISIPHPTGTVGHSDADVLIHAICDALLGAAALGDIGYHFPDTDPIYKNADSTVLLAKVIKLLKDKGYGIGNIDSTVCLEKPKLKDYIPKMQQRLAEVLVTTADKISIKATTSEKLGFVGREEGVTAHAVVLIESTGS; this is encoded by the coding sequence ATGTCATATCGTATAGGCTTCGGTTATGATGTGCATCGCCTGGCAGCAGGTGAATCTCTTATACTTGGCGGAATTTCCATCCCACATCCAACAGGGACTGTGGGCCATTCTGATGCGGATGTGTTGATCCACGCAATATGCGATGCCCTGCTTGGAGCAGCAGCTTTGGGCGACATTGGATACCATTTTCCTGATACTGATCCCATCTATAAGAATGCAGATAGCACTGTATTGCTTGCAAAAGTTATAAAGCTACTGAAGGACAAAGGCTATGGCATCGGGAATATTGACTCCACAGTTTGTTTGGAAAAACCTAAACTCAAAGATTATATCCCTAAAATGCAACAGCGGCTGGCGGAGGTGCTAGTGACCACTGCAGATAAAATATCCATTAAGGCAACTACCTCAGAAAAGTTAGGATTCGTGGGCCGTGAAGAAGGAGTGACCGCACACGCGGTTGTGCTTATTGAAAGCACAGGATCATGA
- the nhaA gene encoding Na+/H+ antiporter NhaA produces MVKETGKRVFKATIEPFRRFINVESSAGIVLFAMTILALLWANSPWSETYFEILNTKFSVGIGDWAISKSLLIWINDALMAVFFFVVGLEIKREVMAGELSTMKKAALPIAAAAGGMILPVSIFFILNQGGEGMEGWGITMATDIAFTLGILKLIGNRVPLSLKVLLTAFAIVDDIGAIVVIAIFYSGSIPISLMAIAAGLYFILIIFNFFDVRHPVLYLIIGIALWYVFLLAHIHPTLAGVLAAFTIPITRKIDLPLFLDRMNSGLQQFSSIRLPGAHVMTNEQLSSLDYLERSIEEVRSPLQKLEHSLHEVVLYVVMPVFALANAGVVIGSDFFQILASPLTIQIMLGLLLGKLFGIAIFSWLAVKLGLAQLPDDLQWTHIIGVGFLGAVGFTMALFISNLAFTQGGQEELLNQAKVGILVCSFVAGLIGYIWLSRTLKKPADVE; encoded by the coding sequence ATGGTAAAGGAAACAGGGAAAAGAGTATTTAAAGCTACGATCGAACCCTTCCGGAGATTTATCAATGTAGAATCGTCAGCAGGAATTGTGCTTTTTGCCATGACGATTTTGGCACTTCTCTGGGCAAATTCACCCTGGTCCGAAACCTACTTTGAAATTCTCAATACAAAATTCTCTGTGGGTATTGGAGATTGGGCCATTTCGAAAAGCCTGCTTATCTGGATCAATGATGCCTTGATGGCAGTGTTCTTCTTTGTGGTCGGGCTGGAAATTAAGCGTGAAGTAATGGCCGGAGAGCTATCCACCATGAAAAAGGCAGCCCTGCCTATAGCTGCTGCAGCAGGAGGAATGATATTGCCCGTCTCAATCTTTTTCATATTGAACCAGGGTGGAGAAGGAATGGAAGGATGGGGAATCACAATGGCGACTGACATTGCTTTCACCCTCGGTATATTGAAACTGATTGGAAACCGCGTACCGTTGAGCCTGAAAGTTTTGCTCACGGCTTTTGCCATTGTGGATGACATTGGTGCTATCGTGGTAATCGCCATTTTTTACAGCGGCAGTATACCCATTTCGCTGATGGCCATAGCAGCAGGGCTTTATTTCATTCTTATCATTTTCAACTTCTTTGATGTGCGGCATCCGGTTTTATACCTGATTATCGGCATTGCGCTGTGGTATGTTTTTCTGTTGGCACACATCCATCCCACACTTGCCGGAGTGTTGGCAGCCTTTACCATCCCCATTACCCGCAAAATTGATCTGCCTCTTTTCCTGGACAGGATGAATTCCGGTTTACAGCAATTTTCTTCAATACGACTGCCCGGTGCGCATGTTATGACCAATGAGCAGTTATCTTCTCTTGATTATTTGGAACGCAGCATTGAGGAGGTTCGCTCCCCGCTTCAAAAACTGGAACATTCGCTACATGAGGTAGTCCTCTATGTGGTGATGCCTGTTTTTGCTCTCGCGAATGCAGGCGTGGTGATAGGTAGTGATTTTTTCCAGATTCTGGCCTCCCCGCTGACCATCCAGATTATGCTGGGGCTTTTGCTCGGCAAGCTCTTCGGCATCGCCATTTTTTCATGGCTTGCAGTTAAGCTGGGCCTGGCACAACTACCGGACGACCTGCAATGGACACACATTATTGGTGTGGGATTTCTCGGAGCCGTAGGATTTACAATGGCATTGTTCATCTCTAATCTGGCCTTTACCCAAGGCGGGCAGGAGGAACTCCTTAACCAGGCGAAAGTGGGCATCCTGGTCTGCTCCTTCGTGGCCGGACTAATTGGCTATATCTGGCTGTCCAGAACGTTGAAAAAGCCTGCTGATGTTGAGTGA